A single region of the Candidatus Marinarcus aquaticus genome encodes:
- the htpG gene encoding molecular chaperone HtpG, protein MAKHQFQTEVGQLLHLMTHSLYSNKEIFIRELVSNASDAIDKLNYLKLTDDKIKAALPEDWSGEINIAFDEADNSITIRDNGIGMNEEDLIASIGTIAKSGTKSFIDNLTGDAKKDSNLIGQFGVGFYSVFMVASNVDVISKKAGEETAYKWSSTGTGEFDLGPCTKEDIGTIIYIKLKDEEGSEFVSKHRIKNIIAKYSNHIAYPIFLNYSEEVTEELSEEDKKAGKEPKKTTEKRHEKINEATALWTQPKAKLKKEEYNDFYKSISHDSQDPMLTIHTKAEGVSEYTTLFYVPKTAPMDMYRADYQPGVKLYVKRVFITDDEKELLPTYLRFVRGIIDSEDLPLNVSREILQENRILANIKQSSVKKILAEIKKLSKDEEKYKEFIEQYNRPLKEGAYQDFTNKEALLELIRFKSSKTELGEMTSLAKYKENADSEQKAIYYIIGENEKVLRNSPLLEAYKKNEIEVLILDDKEIDEIITPMYGAYQEWEFKDITSCEAPKVEQSEEEKKEVEEKFESITTKIKDILGEAVSDVRITNRLSESPSCVVKDAGDAQMAQMMQMMRAMGQSMPESAPILEINPEHDIVKKLNGCADDAMIDDVSWVLLDQAKLSEGMEITDAVSFAQRLTRITSKAL, encoded by the coding sequence ATGGCCAAACATCAATTTCAAACAGAAGTTGGACAACTTTTACACTTAATGACGCACTCGTTGTATTCAAACAAAGAGATTTTTATACGGGAACTTGTATCAAATGCAAGTGATGCGATTGATAAACTGAACTATTTAAAACTGACCGACGACAAAATTAAAGCGGCACTTCCAGAAGATTGGAGTGGAGAGATCAACATCGCTTTTGATGAAGCAGACAACTCTATTACCATCCGAGATAACGGTATTGGTATGAACGAAGAGGATTTAATCGCTTCGATTGGTACCATTGCAAAATCAGGAACAAAATCATTTATTGATAACTTAACAGGAGATGCAAAAAAAGACTCAAACCTTATTGGACAGTTTGGGGTTGGGTTTTACTCTGTATTTATGGTTGCAAGCAATGTGGATGTGATTTCAAAAAAAGCAGGCGAAGAGACTGCATACAAATGGTCAAGTACTGGAACAGGTGAGTTTGACTTGGGACCTTGTACAAAAGAGGATATTGGTACGATTATCTATATCAAACTCAAAGATGAAGAGGGAAGTGAGTTTGTCAGCAAACACCGAATTAAAAACATCATCGCTAAATACTCAAACCACATTGCCTATCCAATTTTCTTGAACTACAGTGAAGAAGTAACGGAAGAGTTAAGCGAAGAAGATAAAAAAGCAGGAAAAGAGCCTAAAAAAACAACGGAAAAACGACACGAGAAAATCAATGAAGCAACCGCTCTTTGGACTCAGCCAAAAGCGAAACTCAAAAAAGAGGAGTACAACGATTTTTATAAATCTATCTCTCATGATTCACAAGACCCAATGCTTACAATCCATACAAAAGCTGAAGGGGTGAGTGAGTACACCACACTTTTCTATGTACCAAAAACGGCACCAATGGACATGTACCGAGCAGACTATCAACCTGGAGTGAAACTCTATGTTAAAAGAGTATTTATAACCGATGATGAAAAAGAGTTACTTCCTACCTACTTAAGATTTGTACGAGGGATCATTGACTCTGAAGATTTACCACTGAACGTTTCAAGAGAGATTTTACAAGAAAACAGAATCTTAGCCAACATTAAACAAAGCTCTGTGAAGAAAATCTTAGCTGAGATTAAAAAGCTTTCTAAAGATGAAGAGAAGTACAAAGAGTTTATTGAGCAGTATAACCGACCATTAAAAGAGGGTGCTTACCAAGACTTTACAAACAAAGAGGCACTTTTAGAGCTGATTCGATTTAAATCATCTAAGACTGAATTGGGTGAAATGACCTCATTGGCAAAATATAAAGAGAATGCTGACAGTGAACAAAAAGCGATTTATTATATCATTGGTGAAAATGAAAAAGTACTTCGAAACTCACCACTTTTAGAAGCGTATAAGAAAAATGAGATTGAAGTTCTTATTTTAGATGACAAAGAGATTGATGAAATCATCACGCCAATGTATGGGGCATACCAAGAGTGGGAGTTCAAAGACATCACTTCTTGTGAAGCGCCAAAAGTAGAGCAAAGTGAAGAAGAGAAAAAAGAGGTTGAAGAGAAGTTTGAATCAATCACCACTAAAATCAAAGATATTTTAGGTGAAGCGGTAAGTGATGTACGAATTACAAACCGACTCTCTGAATCTCCATCTTGTGTGGTGAAAGATGCAGGCGATGCACAAATGGCTCAAATGATGCAAATGATGAGAGCAATGGGACAAAGCATGCCAGAATCTGCACCAATTTTAGAAATCAACCCTGAACATGATATTGTGAAGAAACTCAATGGTTGTGCAGATGATGCGATGATTGATGATGTTTCGTGGGTGTTGTTAGACCAAGCGAAGCTTTCTGAAGGGATGGAAATCACTGACGCAGTGTCGTTTGCACAACGTCTTACTCGTATCACTAGCAAGGCATTGTAA
- the ciaB gene encoding invasion protein CiaB → MNETQFLDDISKIYTYLDDQKNEINGYITALEDKAYDKLELIESFAQHLQLENIDDNLRLALITRLVNLRDDSLVQVLKKMGKNEKEVIELQEKAYGFVRDFWHDKHQALVFDFIKGNNLLTPFYQAVFEGVYEVGLCMSSWQSAWTGHIINGINKALLEQFDGDEAKVYAYLEENELFDLGHNGQTADRSYSALVEQNDGSHKSEAYIKAFKEQTTAVVNALETFADRLIELEDEIYGQKWDYVLYIQSLIKAFSEDEPNKLVEQWANVDRAWMKIKTPIQIGHPLEYYEDHFRKAVALEWDIRLSNPKFEKNAQRVEKMKNMFTTMFHSLDFNNPNYKEHKSVFDFSMKSLDKVQLYIGRPALFFGAEFNGLFSAQVVPNDEIVSLEEGKKIFAFSDEILQTSRAKPFLKLSQEIFGQEFLSKDRTFLFQEEKKWHQVYDITTIGHEYGHILWCDDETESVMNKTGNFKNIEEFKATTGGLVSFFIGNSESELSEQVLIDTVKRAVGLMGWMEVDEVQPYYCEGIIHLTGLFESRVLSWENEQLNIDLSPERYEALKKWYINTYQALALHYLNKKDASEFLNQYAKKEGKYFMPVNPTIYNFVTHYFERYKAIGQELDTQDKKSNYIKDI, encoded by the coding sequence ATGAATGAAACACAATTTTTAGATGATATCAGTAAAATTTATACCTATTTAGATGACCAGAAAAATGAAATCAATGGTTATATCACTGCATTAGAAGACAAAGCCTACGATAAGCTTGAACTCATTGAAAGCTTTGCACAACACCTGCAACTTGAAAACATAGATGATAACTTACGCTTAGCACTGATTACTCGACTTGTAAACTTACGAGATGACTCACTGGTGCAAGTGCTTAAAAAGATGGGCAAAAATGAAAAAGAGGTGATTGAACTTCAAGAAAAAGCGTATGGTTTTGTACGAGATTTCTGGCACGACAAGCACCAAGCCTTGGTCTTTGATTTTATCAAAGGCAACAATCTTTTAACACCATTTTACCAAGCCGTATTTGAGGGCGTGTATGAAGTGGGACTTTGCATGAGTTCATGGCAAAGTGCATGGACGGGGCATATCATCAATGGTATTAACAAAGCTCTTTTAGAGCAGTTTGATGGCGATGAAGCCAAAGTCTATGCTTACTTAGAAGAGAATGAACTCTTTGATTTAGGACACAACGGACAAACAGCTGATAGAAGTTACTCTGCTTTGGTTGAACAAAACGATGGAAGCCATAAAAGTGAAGCTTATATTAAAGCATTTAAAGAGCAAACCACTGCTGTGGTGAATGCACTTGAAACCTTTGCAGACAGACTTATAGAGCTTGAAGATGAGATTTATGGTCAAAAGTGGGATTATGTGTTGTATATTCAAAGTTTAATAAAAGCCTTCAGCGAAGATGAACCCAATAAGTTGGTTGAACAGTGGGCAAACGTGGATCGAGCGTGGATGAAAATCAAAACCCCTATTCAAATTGGACACCCATTAGAGTACTACGAAGACCACTTTAGAAAAGCGGTGGCTTTAGAGTGGGATATAAGGCTTAGTAATCCTAAGTTTGAGAAAAATGCACAACGAGTAGAGAAGATGAAAAACATGTTCACCACCATGTTTCACTCACTTGATTTTAACAACCCCAACTACAAAGAGCACAAAAGTGTCTTTGACTTTTCTATGAAGAGTTTGGATAAAGTGCAACTCTATATTGGGCGACCTGCTCTGTTTTTTGGAGCAGAGTTTAATGGATTGTTTTCAGCACAAGTCGTACCCAATGATGAAATCGTATCACTTGAAGAAGGGAAAAAAATCTTTGCCTTTTCAGATGAAATTTTACAAACTTCTCGTGCCAAACCCTTTTTAAAACTCTCACAAGAGATTTTTGGTCAAGAATTCTTAAGTAAAGACCGAACGTTCCTGTTCCAAGAAGAGAAAAAGTGGCACCAAGTCTATGACATCACCACGATTGGTCATGAGTACGGGCACATTTTATGGTGCGATGATGAGACCGAATCAGTCATGAACAAAACAGGGAACTTTAAAAACATCGAAGAGTTTAAAGCCACCACAGGTGGACTGGTCTCATTCTTTATTGGAAACAGTGAGAGTGAGCTTTCTGAACAAGTTTTAATAGATACGGTTAAACGTGCAGTTGGGCTTATGGGTTGGATGGAAGTAGATGAAGTACAACCTTACTATTGTGAAGGAATCATTCACTTAACAGGTCTTTTTGAAAGCAGAGTACTTTCTTGGGAAAATGAGCAACTCAACATCGATTTAAGCCCTGAGCGTTATGAAGCACTTAAAAAGTGGTACATCAATACTTATCAAGCTTTAGCACTGCACTACTTAAACAAAAAAGATGCGTCAGAGTTTTTAAATCAGTATGCTAAAAAAGAGGGCAAATATTTTATGCCCGTGAACCCTACCATTTATAACTTTGTAACGCACTACTTTGAACGATACAAAGCCATCGGTCAAGAGTTGGATACGCAAGATAAAAAAAGCAACTATATCAAAGATATCTAA